The genomic region taaataattaattttattaattaataatttaattgtgtattattgtggataaattttatgaactaattattaaattgataaatgtgATAGATAATTGGTTGTGAAtgaatttagttaattatcaAGATTTTTTTGTGAATTAATTATAGATCGTGATAATTAAGTTGATTAactcaatattatttttcgaATTGTATTGTGTTGTTGAGTTGGAAAAAATGTGGATGACTCGGCTgctgttttaatttttatctagaAGTGTTTTTAGCAGGTTCTGGATCCATTCTACTAGAGAGGTAAATGTTCGTATTTTAGGAGTGATCTTGCCGAATTTTCGATAGAATTTCTAAATCGggaataattgaaatttttaggTTATCTAGTTCTAAAAAGTTTATGATTAGGATTGTTGTGgaatttagattaattaaattattttcgtGAATAGATATTCTTCCGGTTCAGCCAACTCTACCGGAGTCATAGAAGCAGCTCAAGATTCGTTTGAACTGTgaattaaagtcatataattgACAAAATTTACATcatatcatttatttaatttaaatattaatattgttattttcattattattattattgtcattattattGATATCGTGATCTTTgttattaattcatttttattaatattaatattatttatttactgcatttcaattattatttctgtcttaattatattattaatattaaaatttaatattaatgtggaagttattattaatatcattatgtgcatattattattactataacTTAAATATTATCCAGAATGAGGATGGCAATAGAACGCGCCACCTGATAGATTGCATCAGGATTGCATAATGTTCTCGTCCTACTactattaaaattgaatttcttgaaataataatatgatgcgttattaattattcatgtaattatatatatatatatatatataattattttattataatagttgatatttatttttgaattattattttaactcaccctcgagactgacaatctcaaatttattttccagGTGATAGTTAAAACTTCTTATAGCTCCTCTATTTTGTCGGTCCGATTTCTTTCTCCTTCGGGCTCagagtaattattttttattatatttttaaatatttaattttttagatacTCCGCAATACTTATTCtgggatttatttttatctttattatgattttgcatattatataacttaatgCCATATTAACTTAGAAAATTGATGATCTAATGTACTTTATGAAAATGTGGAATACCGatgaatattattaaaataaaatgttggCATCTTGggcataaatatatagtattaaaattatcaacGGTCAAGCTTGCTAAGGGTCTCGGTAGTCGTACACTTACTCGTTCCTAGTATTGGTCACAAGCCCACAGGTCGGCTCGTGATAAAAATGTTAAGGTTCAAAGAAGGTGATGCTGAGGCTATTCAAAAGCTAATTTTAACCATACAACACAAGGATAAAAAGAATTCCATTTAGTTGATACAAATGATGAAGGTAGGtcaaaaatatgaataattacaaatataatatgtaaatttGTTAGGGTTTgataattaagtatttaaacttttaaaaattacaatttagcGAGTGAAACcgaaaattattaatatttaagtgTATGAAACTGGTCACCTATATAAAAATGTaggataattaaaaaatgatatgtgaatttatttatatttgacaattaagtatttaaatttttaaaagttataatttgaTACGTGAACCTagtaaatatttacaattgaGTGTATATAGCAGGTCaatattaattacaaaccTGTAACcttaaaatacatattatcAATCTagtagattaaaaaaaataaaataatgagaaaatcTTCAAAAAATATCTACTTATAATAGAATGATACACCATCCTTACTACCaacatcattttatttatatattcttatctACTTTTGTAATCTTTATTGTTTGAATGAAAGATTTACCCtcgtaaatataaatattatatttcactatggaaatataatatgatttaatttgtctatattgaatttttttatataatgttTGGTTTCAcacatttaaatattaataattttaaattttacataataaattgtaaattttaaaagtttaaacacttaattattaaattttaataagttcaCATACCtctttgtaattattttgaaaagaagCTAATGTAGATTACCTGTAATATGTTGTTGAGCTGCTATATATactcaattataaaatatttactaagTCAAATAAATTGTAACTTTTAATAATCTACACACTTaatgtcaaattttaataagttcacatattacttttataagtatccttaaaaatatatttggatACATCCACGGTATAGACCTGCATATAAAGAATTCCAAATTATGATGAGCTTTGATACCACTTATCTAGTTGTTCGCTACCCGTAAGAGCACTAagtaaataaagtaatatagAAATTAGTTTGGAACTAGTTGATTAGCCGTACGATGTACGAcggttattattatttcaattataaaattaaatttatagatacaatttaataaattttttgatatttaatatcaatttataatattttaaaaattaaaaacaaactaattatttttaaatgtccttaattttttttaaattctaaatttttattaatacaataatataaaaatatctattaatttaattataatattatataaattaatactatcaatataattgatattactattttctagaatttatataattaaaaatattaatttattagtgaatataatatttgataatattattttctataattagaatcattatctgattagaaaattaattaattagttaatatattattaaaatataattaaaatatttcttagaataatcattatctaattataaatctaattaattattaatatgttatttcttaggattagaattaatgtttaattaggaatgtaacttattaattaataaattaatagaaaaactataaaattacacataaacttaaatctcatgtgtcaaaataaatacacaagtcaaaataaaaattttatgtgtcaaaaatgaagcatatatgtcaaaaaaaaaattaggtttcagaaattaatatatattagtcGTTTACCTGAATGTTGCATGatcattattatcatttcgattgtaaaattaagttaatagatacaatttaataactttttgtaatatttaatattaattcataatattttaaaaaataataataaactaactatttaacaaattttttaatattcaatattaatttataatattttaaaaaataatagcaaactaactatttttagatatttttaattttttaattttattattatataataatataaaaattattttaaaaatattaattaattaatttggtattatataacttaatactataattgatattactatttttaggattaaaattttattatataattaaaaatttaatttattattataatattaaaaatataatttacgatgttatttttttaaattagaattattatctaattaaaaaattaatttattagttaatatactattaaaatataattaatatgctatttttaagataaaattaatatcattatctgattagaaaattatttattaattaatataatattaaaatataattaatatgttatttcttaggataaaattaatatcattatctgattaaaaaattattttttaataaatttaagaaactatttattatttaacataatattcaaaatataataaatatattactttttaggattagagttagtgtttaattaagaatgtaacttattaatcaataaattaataaaagaaactataaaattatacataaacttgaattttatgtgtcaaaaataatacacatattaatataaaagtcctacatgtcaaaaattaaatacacatattaaaaaaacttaaattttaaaaattaatatatatatatatatatatatatatatcgttCGAAGAATGAAATATTTATCCACCTATTAAATTGTTTGCAACTTGTTCAAGGCAATAAAAATCGAgattataattaagaaattaaagttGACAGctacaaacaaaagaagtaaatatattaataattgaacTGAACAAATATCAATAACACACTTACTAGGGATTAATCTATCACACTCTTAACTTTCAATATCAATAGAATATTATAAGGGTTATTATATTTCAAGTATTTTCTATTACACTAATTAATCTTTCTcaagaattaattatataaatttatgctcttccatttagaaaaataaaaaggaattctcatttacttaattgaaACCCTAACTTATAAAGACAAACTATCAATTTATGCTTATAGGAAAAATCCAATGAATAAATGATCTTTCAAGCTAAcaatttcaattaaacctCTCCGGCTAACGTTAATTTAATGGAGTTAGCTTGAGGGGTTTGATTGGTCTGTTCTTCAAACTTTAAAGGTCTAAGTGAGACACTTGAAATATTGGGTATGTAATTAAGATTCTAGTAAATGTTGAATAGCTTATTTGTACTTAAACGGAAGAAAAACAGAGAAGTGCTAAAATTACTTTCTCATGAAGGAACGTCTCGCCTTTATTTTCCGCCGAACCAGCTTCTCCCTCGAATCTtgttcttcttattattaaattattcatcTGCTCAAACAAAAGAATACACACTCCATTTCCCACTCTTATGGCTCTATCCACACGGCAGCGGCGTCCGCTACCGTCCGGTGTTAGCTCATCGTCATCAGAACCGTACACTAAGGTAAATAAAGCTATTAGATCTAATATCAGAGAAGAGGAGGGAAAAGGGTTAGGATGGTTCATGCCGGTTTTAGCTTTGGGAATGTTAAGGTACATGAGCGCTACATCAAACATTATACATGACTGCGATGAGGTTTTTAACTATTGGGAACCGCTTCATTATCTTCTTTACAAGTCTGGCTTCCAAACTTGGGAATACAGGTATTTAAAGATTCTAGCTTTATATGATGCTTCAAATCCTTATCTTTTTTAGCAACTGGTTTTCTGTTTAGTTTTCACTTGGGGAAGTTTGATGAAAATGTGCTGAAATTTACGAATTgggtcttttattttttttgaaagagtTGATgagttctttttattttcggTATTTGACTAATTTGTAATGTATATGCTACCTGCAGCTCTCAGTTTGCACTTAGGTCCTACTTGTACATTAATTTTCATGAACTAGTAGGTCTACCTGCTTCCTGGCTGTATGGTGAGGACAAAGTAAGATTTCAATCCTGCTTGGTGGCTCTATTTTAACTGTacgttttctttctttttgctatttgaaaatttaatgtCCAAATCATTCTAATTATGTTGTTTTGGTATTCCTAGGTGAGAGTGTTTTATGCAGTGAGACTCTTCCTTGGTCTCATCTCTGTTGTTGCTGATGCAACTTTGGTTGTTGCGCTTTCCAGGAAATATGGCAAACGTCTTGCTTCTTATGCGCTTGCAATGCTATGCTTAACCAGTGGTTGTTTCTTTGCTAGCACAAgtgagtaaattttttagttatttttgttgttgctgTGTAATGTGAAGTTCGTTTCTCTGTAATGCTCTTACAAATAGTTCATTGTTTCAATTAGCCAACTAGTGGTGATCAGCatgttcttttcttaatttggtTAATAAAGTAGcatgttcttttcttttccaggTTTTGTATTAAGTGATAACCTTTCATTTCGGATTGCTTGCCAGGTTTTCTGCCAAGTTCTTTCTCTATGTATGCCATGAGTCTGTCTTCTGGATTATTTCTTCTTGACAAGCCTGCTATGGCTGTGGCTGTTGCAGCTCTCGGAGTAATCCTTGGTTGGCCATTTTCAATCTTGGCTTTCCTGCCAATTACATTCTATTCTTTGACTCGAAGATTCAAACAAACATTTTTTGCTGGTGCTGTCACTTCTCTTGCTCTTCTTGTACGTCCGTCTctgttttgattttttcatAACATTTTTTACTCAGTAAGTTGTATGCCTACACATAAAAATCGGTGTTGAAGATTTATGATTGTCTCTGTtggttctttctttcttttttatttttcaaatttttatgttagttACAGTGTAAAGATCTGAATTCTTCCAGGTACTCTCAGTACTTGTTGACCACCACTACTACGGAAGATGGACATCATCTGTTTTGAACCTTTTGGTATATAATGTCTCAGGAGGTGGTGAGAGCCACTTGTATGGGATTGAAGGGCCATCATTTTATTTTCGGAATGGATTTAACAATTTCAACTTCTGTTTTATTCTTGCTTTGCTTTTCCTCGGAATTTTTCCCATTGCAAAGAGAAAGTATGCTCCAGACTTGCTAATTGTGGTCTCGCCTCTTTATATTTGGCTGGCATTTATGTCCTTGCAGCCACACAAAGAAGAAAGGTTTGCTTTATGCTAATATCTCAGTAAAATTTTGAGACATTTCATTTTAATCAtcgaaatttaattttcaatactAAATGTTCTTCCTCGtaaacacttgaattccaataattatttgataattaaattctatcaaaTAGAACAAAGAAATTGTGCTGAATAATATTGTCTGTAGACATCTTGCTTTCGCTGTTACTTTTCCTCCCAATGCTGTCTTATTTATATCACTGCACTGCAACAAAATTTTGCTGGTTTCGATTTAGTGAAGGTAGTGCCAGTGGTCATTGGTCTGTGGCCTTTGTGTCAAAACTACATACTTTTCTAATGTTGCCATAAAATTTTGGTCTAGTGAAATGAGTTTGATGCCAGAGGTAATTGCACCTCTTGTATGCATGTACTGCTTGCTCAAATTGCACTTGAATAGATCATTATCCTTAGTATCACTAAAAATATGGGTTTAAAATGCAACAGAAGGATAAATAGCATTTATTAACACAGGTTTGCTGCATGACATGCATTCCCTGTTGGAGAtgatcttattttttattcagaTGACATGGTATAAATATTCAGGGACTTGGTGCCAAGCATCTTATCACTGATAGTTCAAGTTTCATTTGGGTGGAAgttaattaacaattaacattttattctcttaaattaattttggagcataatttaaaaaagagatACTGTTAGAATCTCAATATAATGCTGAAAGTAACAATAGCATTTGGTATTATATATAGTGTAGATGATGAAACACTCCTTTCCTTCAAGTTGCATTGGGATGGAacattctttattaattaattgaaacaaTATTCACCTGCCACAATTTCTgagtttaaaaaattcatcTGCCTCTGCTGCTTATGTATCTAAGAATCTTGATTTTTGCCTTATAACAGTCCAAGTCTTTCTGTTCTGTTTGTACTGGATGACCTGTAATAGGTAGCatctttattattcttttctattaaaaactacttttaatataagtgGAATTACTGTGTGAGAGGAAATTTGGGGAAGTTCTTggtcaaattttttattgtaaccTCTCTCATATGTAAAATAAGCCAGCATATCATGAAATCCTCACTGacaaaacaaaatattccTGTATTATTCTGACCTGAAATAGCCAACTCTTAGTTTGTACTTGATGCATTTTCCAATAGAAAATGATGTCTCTCGAAGTTCAGTGAGGTTTAGCTGTAATCTGACACTTCTCTTACAGAGATAACATGTCACTATTTCTTTTGGTCAGATATTGCATTTTGGTTTGATCTGTTGGTAGGGTTCAAATAGGTTCTGTAGATAATAAGATGCTAAATTTTATCTACCATGCTCTATGATAGTTTCGAGAAGTTTTGCCGAACTGTACATGCTGACTACACATATCTTCAATGATTATTGCAGGTTCCTTTATCCAATATACCCTCTTGTTTGTGTTGCTGCATCTGCTGTCATTGAAAGCTTTCCTGATCTTTTCCGAGACAGATATAGTTCCTATGACAATTCTCTTATAGTTATGGTTGGTTTCTTGTTCATTTGTCATATATTGCTTTCTATTGATTAaacattaaacaaatattACCTCTATGCAGATAGCAAAACTTCTGAGACCTGTGGTTCTCAGCCTCATATTATGTGCATCACATGCTCGAACATTCTCTCTAATTAATGGTTATGGTGCCCCTATTGaggtttataaaattttggagCACTATGATGATGCTGGAACAGGTATAACCAATATCTAGCTCAGCAGTCTTGTTCTTGTTTTGAAGTTGCAGACCTTGAGATTCTTAATGGCAGTTGGAGACCTTCAGAATTTTCTCCATATTCTTGTAGTTATAGACTATGAACAGTTTTTGAACCCGTTGACcccatatattttcttttgtggtACTAGCTGTGTCTCTGGGAAGCAAAATGTCTACCGCTGATTTATTTTTAGGCTAACTCCCAAAGTGTAAAAGcattatttaagaaacaaaAGCTTTTCCTCTGTCATAAAGTTATAAGTCTGCTATATCTCTTATGTTGGTATCCGAGAAAGTAAATTGTACACAGGACATAAAGTAAGATCGTACCCAAGAATGTTTTCAGATGTAGCAAAATTCAGATCACTAGCTTCAAGATGCCATGAGATAAACCCACTTATATTGCATTTTGCACTTTATGCTACATCATCAGTAGCATATGCTCCTCACTAGTCGTACTATCTTTATTTTTGACAAGTGTTATCGGATGATACTTGTACCATTATTGATTATGATTATCATACAAATACCGTTGCTTCTTTCTCTCCAACTTGCTTTACTGATTTTTTCATGTACAAAACATAAAATTGTTATAGGCCTTTTTATTGTCAATCTAttgttaattttgtttcttaatcTATGCAAGGTGCTAGCTTACTGGTGTAAGATCTTTTAGGGGAACCATATCCTAATGAGATTCCTACACTGCAGGTTCTGTGCTTTGTGTTGGAAGTGAATGGCATCGCTTCCCATCATCATTTTTCGTTCCTGATTATGTCAGTGAAGTTCGGTGGATTGATGATGGGTTCAGGGGTCTTCTTCCATTCCCATTCAACTCTACCTTGGGTGGAACTGCAGCAGCTCCTCTATATTTTAACAACAAGAATAAAGCAGCAGAAGAGCAATATGTAATTATCCTGACCGTTTTCTTATGATTATCTTCTAGTTCTCTGTTTTAGAGTGAACTGACAAACTTTCATACAATGTACAGCTTCGAGATCTTGGAACTTGTACTTTCCTTGTTGAGCTGCAGCTTGATCGACCTTACCCTTCACGCGGAAGTGACTTGTCAACTTGGgaggtaatttttttttatatacctCTCTTTCGCTCTCtgattattttaattcctTTTGCGACTGGACTAAGACTCTTATGTGCTTCAGCCCATTGCAGCATATCCTTATCTAGACAGGGAACTTTCGCCTCCCATGCACAGGTCATTTTTTATCCCATATCTGTGGCAGGAGAAGAATGTCTTTGGTATGTACAAAATCTACAAAAGAATATGACATGCATTGCAGTTTGTCGATCGCCTGGAATTCTTGTAGTTCAAAATTTTGAATCCTAACAGCATTTAGTAGCTGAAAACGAGGAAATCCTAGTCGAACTACAGTTGATGAACAACCCTAgcattaagttttattttattttaattatgtagaAGTTAACTAGGTTGTGATCTATTGCTTGTGCTCTTGTAGTCCTTAGACTTTAATGTACCGATATGCCTTCTGGTGTCTCTGAAATGTTCAGCAAAGGAAAGTGTCTGCcctttttttagttatttttgtttttccttttgaacaatgcaaaatttcttcttttataaatatatgttaaattttgaaaagaaaaagaaaaataccactaataatttctttcatcTCTTTTGGTATCAAAttgtatttctttcttttggcaCTTGAAGActaaattaacttatattatataattttatatggaTGTAACATGATTTCGTCTGTTATCTACATACTTCGATAAATGGTTTCGCTTCTATgtagaaatatattataaatttgttCGAAAATTAATCTTTCAGTTGAAAGATTATATCTAGtgccaaaagaaagaattataatttaataccaaaagagatgaaagaaattattagtagtatttttctttttccttttatgggtatcataaaaaataaaaataaaattcaaaacaacCAAgtcatatagttttagatgaACAAAAGAATAGAGAGTCATAACTCGGCCATGCAACAAGATCAAAATCTAGAGACTGAGCCATAAAGAGACATATTTTATAGAGATATTGTTGTGTAACGTTAATGTGTGATAGTTgctattatattaaaacagaAATTGAAAAAGTAGAGTTTGAAGGACTagtcatttataaaaaatattaatttttctttctcttttaaaaggataaaaaattgATCGACATCCAATTAATGAAAATTGGTTATCCAATgttaattgaatataaaaaatattcactTTATTTGGGTTTTAATAGTAATAGTTAATACTTACAAAATGAAAAGTTTTGAAACctttttaaatactaatatgAATATTAATGCCTTACTAACTTTTTAGTTTTACGaagtaattaatttcataattaatacTCACCACATTAAATGCATACTTATActtgttaaattttatattttatggtTATTGATAAAGTAGGTATAACTCAAAACTACAATATATgcaatttgtatttattactCACGGAAATTTAagtcataaaaattaataaataaataaatttaaaaaatcaaaataagagACCTTTgacttaataaaatagtatatttgtacataaaaataaaatcaaccaaaattaaagatttaaaaataaaaaaaattgggtTACCCAgtgttaattaaatataagtaatatttactttatattagaatttacaagaaattaatttcataattataaattaaattattatatatataaataaaataattatataataataagagcaaaatattaatagttatatataaaaaaataataataaaagaaagaaaattaaaaaatttagacgaaaaagttaattaaagaaaaaaataaaaaatttaggtgaaataaaatattttaaatatttgttttaagagaaaaaagagagtctaaaagaaaagaaataatttatataatttcgtTGTTTTTGGTGTCCTGTTGGGTTGATCCCTCGCTCACACTGATCATGATCAGACCCAGCACAACACCATGCCACACCTCACTTACCTTACCTTTTACTCTGGTAAGGTACCTGCAAACCCGACCTGAGGTCAcctctaaaataaaataaatatcatttctTGCTTACACTCTCTCTCCTCTTCTTTTCACTTTCcactgaaagaaaaaaaaaaaaaaacttaaactctagagagagaaactgatTTATTTTAGATCCGTCCATGGATTCTTCTAAAGATCGCGAAACCTTCGTTTACGTGGCCAAGCTCGCCGAGCAAGCCGAGCGCTATGACGGTTAGATCTGtgcttcttttatttatttatttatttttcaatatcttAATAGATGAAATCAATTTGTTAATCTAAAAGAATGGATGTAGAAATGGTGGAATCGATGAAGAAAGTAGCGAAGCTTGATGTGGAACTGACAGTTGAGGAAAGGAACTTACTGTCAGTTGGGTATAAGAATGTGGTAGGATCACGGAGAGCGTCGTGGAGGATCTTGTCTTCGATCGAGCAAAAAGAGGAGTCCAAAGGGAACGAAGCTAATGTGAAAAGGATCAAAGAGTATAGGCAAAAAGTGGAGTCTGAGTTGTCTACTATTTGTAGTGATATTATGACCGTCATTGATGAGCATCTTATACCCTCTTGTACTGCCGGTGAATCTACTGTATTTTACTATAAGATGTGagtgttttctttatttctttatttatctgtttatttatttcaggggctttctttgttgtttgcttcttcttttttttcggAGCTAATGGGCTGTGGTCAATTTCTTCCCCTTGTATGTATCCCCTTCACTCTGAGGTTGACCGAGGAGGCTCGAACTCAAGACTTTTTTAATTACCAGATGCCAACCAGGCTACTTACtgattagatttattttattttgttgatggGTATTGATTGctttttgtattaaaatttattttggggtTTCTGGTACAGGAAAGGAGATTATTATAGGTATTTAGCTGAGTTTAAGACTGGTAACGATAAGAAAGAGGCAGCTGATCAGTCACTTAAGGCATATGaggtatatataatatatgtacatgctaaatcttttttttttttttttgaaggtTTTGTTGCTGGCCGTGAGTTAAATTTcaagattataatttttcttgcaGCAAAGGTTAAACTTCTCTGTTTGTATACCAGCTTTCTGCTAATTTGTCAAGACTGTATCACTGATTGTACATTGTTTTCTATGAACTTTGTATTACTGAGAAACATGAAACAGCGGTGTTATTAATAAGCTGTAGTAGTTGGTTCTGATTCAGTTTTCTGGGAGAGAGAGGCATATTGCAAAGGCATATTATATCCACTTTGTTCTCTTGCAAGTGACCATTATAAACTAAAGCATTTAGttgtttctattattttggTTAGTGGATGAGGCAATTGAGAAAGGTGCTACTGCCTTTGTGCTGTAGGATTATTCCCTGTGCTCCCTGCCTTTTGTGTAGTATTATTCTTATGATTGTAAAGTCTCTTTTAATTAGTGCTGTGAGATTTAGATTCATTTGTGTTTTTCAAGTTTAATAGATGTTGTTTTGCATT from Ricinus communis isolate WT05 ecotype wild-type chromosome 9, ASM1957865v1, whole genome shotgun sequence harbors:
- the LOC8282188 gene encoding dol-P-Man:Man(6)GlcNAc(2)-PP-Dol alpha-1,2-mannosyltransferase, with protein sequence MALSTRQRRPLPSGVSSSSSEPYTKVNKAIRSNIREEEGKGLGWFMPVLALGMLRYMSATSNIIHDCDEVFNYWEPLHYLLYKSGFQTWEYSSQFALRSYLYINFHELVGLPASWLYGEDKVRVFYAVRLFLGLISVVADATLVVALSRKYGKRLASYALAMLCLTSGCFFASTSFLPSSFSMYAMSLSSGLFLLDKPAMAVAVAALGVILGWPFSILAFLPITFYSLTRRFKQTFFAGAVTSLALLVLSVLVDHHYYGRWTSSVLNLLVYNVSGGGESHLYGIEGPSFYFRNGFNNFNFCFILALLFLGIFPIAKRKYAPDLLIVVSPLYIWLAFMSLQPHKEERFLYPIYPLVCVAASAVIESFPDLFRDRYSSYDNSLIVMIAKLLRPVVLSLILCASHARTFSLINGYGAPIEVYKILEHYDDAGTGSVLCVGSEWHRFPSSFFVPDYVSEVRWIDDGFRGLLPFPFNSTLGGTAAAPLYFNNKNKAAEEQYLRDLGTCTFLVELQLDRPYPSRGSDLSTWEPIAAYPYLDRELSPPMHRSFFIPYLWQEKNVFGMYKIYKRI
- the LOC8282134 gene encoding 14-3-3-like protein D isoform X2; its protein translation is MDSSKDRETFVYVAKLAEQAERYDEMVESMKKVAKLDVELTVEERNLLSVGYKNVVGSRRASWRILSSIEQKEESKGNEANVKRIKEYRQKVESELSTICSDIMTVIDEHLIPSCTAGESTVFYYKMKGDYYRYLAEFKTGNDKKEAADQSLKAYETASTTAESELPPTHPIRLGLALNFSVFYYEIMNSPERACHLAKQAFDEAISELDTLSEESYKDSTLIMQLLRDNLTLWTSDIPEDGDQKMETSGKAGGGEDAE
- the LOC8282134 gene encoding 14-3-3-like protein D isoform X1; the protein is MDSSKDRETFVYVAKLAEQAERYDEMVESMKKVAKLDVELTVEERNLLSVGYKNVVGSRRASWRILSSIEQKEESKGNEANVKRIKEYRQKVESELSTICSDIMTVIDEHLIPSCTAGESTVFYYKMKGDYYRYLAEFKTGNDKKEAADQSLKAYETASTTAESELPPTHPIRLGLALNFSVFYYEIMNSPERACHLAKQAFDEAISELDTLSEESYKDSTLIMQLLRDNLTLWTSDIPEDGEDQKMETSGKAGGGEDAE
- the LOC8282134 gene encoding 14-3-3-like protein D isoform X3; its protein translation is MDSSKDRETFVYVAKLAEQAERYDEMVESMKKVAKLDVELTVEERNLLSVGYKNVVGSRRASWRILSSIEQKEESKGNEANVKRIKEYRQKVESELSTICSDIMTVIDEHLIPSCTAGESTVFYYKMKGDYYRYLAEFKTGNDKKEAADQSLKAYETASTTAESELPPTHPIRLGLALNFSVFYYEIMNSPERYTEFNLLKLFMLLFI